Proteins encoded by one window of Corythoichthys intestinalis isolate RoL2023-P3 chromosome 20, ASM3026506v1, whole genome shotgun sequence:
- the LOC130908690 gene encoding lethal(3)malignant brain tumor-like protein 4 isoform X1, with translation MHPKKMKNKTSSSPVSGRRRLWSWQHYLKQQNAQAAPLEIFTQFQGFPTKKSAFKVGMKLEGIDPLHPSMFCVMTVAEVIGCRLRVHFDGYPECYDFWVNFDSADIRPAGWCRRVERRLHPPKGYSESDFDWSSYLRSTGAQAAPPEIFPCRAASCDFQVGMKLEAVDQKNPSLVCVASVADVADDRVLVHFDNWDNSYDYWCDSASPLIRPVGWCEEHGRPLTAPHGHPDPENFTWEEYLRDSGFKAAPRAAFTTRAPHGFRIDQRLEAVDKRNPVLIRVATITAIEEHRVKVHYDGWSHHFDAWCDADLADLHPAGWCQRTGHPLEAPPDWSASPSHSQGACPTLGCRGVGHIKGAKYNGHHSAFGCPYSEMNMRKEPLLPDRLGGAVAHQAGDRSEGRESGEVTAESGDSPLAKRRRTSDRKSKFPQVKQEEAELNIPARGPEFLHQSVFLSSAPTARDPSLCWEQHRKLLPGVTRVRAGAVRRWSVRQVCAFVESLPGCEDSAKQFDDEQIDGKAFLLLTQRDIVSIMSIKLGPALKIYNSILMFKHEECDQDQENPSRGADRNPSPENSTRDEDESRSSYEDEKLVGDLTESRAGQEDLDRNCDINKNRSDRHHREDETDKNRDGNQLLNRKRSDDDQKREIDRNQSDNEKKPDLIKKQPPEDEKQLYHKDIDSKPEIDMNRSNEMETPSRDLNTSQTRDDNNRPSSDVHRKRVADENRGTDEDEETLGDGDKNQGNGPSREDENRKADSGDANQKQSGFGKHKSNCFGCRKWGN, from the exons GTGATCGGCTGTCGTCTGCGCGTCCATTTCGACGGCTACCCGGAGTGCTACGACTTCTGGGTCAACTTCGACTCGGCCGACATCCGACCGGCGGGCTGGTGTCGCCGCGTCGAACGCAGGCTCCACCCACCCAAAG GTTACAGTGAGAGCGATTTCGATTGGTCGTCGTACCTGCGGTCCACCGGAGCTCAGGCCGCACCTCCCGAGATTTTCCCCTGTCGCGCGGCG TCGTGCGACTTTCAGGTGGGCATGAAGTTGGAGGCGGTGGACCAAAAAAATCCGAGCCTGGTGTGCGTGGCGTCGGTGGCCGACGTGGCGGACGATCGCGTTCTGGTCCATTTTGACAACTGGGACAACTCGTACGACTACTG GTGCGATAGCGCCAGTCCTTTGATCCGTCCCGTCGGGTGGTGCGAGGAACACGGACGACCTTTGACCGCGCCGCACG GTCACCCCGATCCCGAGAACTTTACCTGGGAGGAATACCTGCGAGATTCGGGTTTCAAAGCTGCCCCGAGAGCGGCTTTTACCACG AGAGCTCCGCACGGTTTTCGGATCGACCAAAGACTGGAAGCGGTGGATAAGAGGAACCCCGTGCTGATTCGAGTGGCCACCATAACGGCGATCGAAGAGCACAGAGTCAAG GTGCACTACGACGGCTGGTCTCATCATTTCGACGCGTGGTGCGACGCCGACCTGGCCGACCTCCATCCGGCGGGTTGGTGTCAGCGCACCGGTCACCCGCTGGAGGCGCCTCCGGACTGGTCGGCGTCCCCCTCGCACTCTCAGGGCGCGTGTCCCACGTTGGGCTGCCGCGGAGTGGGGCACATCAAAGGAGCCAAATACAACGGACACCACAG CGCCTTCGGATGTCCGTACTCGGAGATGAATATGCGCAAGGAGCCGCTGCTTCCCGATCGGCTCGGCGGAGCCGTCGCTCATCAAGCCGGCGACCGTTCGGAAGG CAGGGAGAGCGGCGAGGTGACCGCAGAGTCCGGCGATTCCCCTTTGGCCAAAAGAAGAAGAACGTCAGACAG GAAGTCCAAGTTCCCGCAGGTCAAACAGGAAGAGGCGGAACTTAATATTCCGGCCCGCGGTCCAG AGTTCCTCCATCAGTCGGTCTTCCTGTCGTCGGCCCCGACCGCCCGCGACCCGTCGCTCTGCTGGGAGCAACACCGTAAACTTCTGCCGGGGGTCACCAGGGTCCGCGCCGGCGCCGTCCGCCGCTGGAGCGTGCGGCAG GTGTGCGCCTTCGTGGAGTCGCTTCCCGGTTGCGAGGACTCGGCCAAACAATTCGACGACGAG CAAATTGACGGGAAGGCCTTCCTTCTCCTCACTCAGCGAGACATCGTCAGTATCATGTCCATCAAACTGGGTCCCGCCCTCAAGATTTACAATTCCATCTTGATGTTTAAACACGAGGAATGCGACCAAGACCAAGAGAATCCGTCGCGCGGCGCCGACCGAAACCCGTCGCCCGAGAACTCCACGCGGGACGAAGACGAGAGCCGGTCGTCTTATGAAGACGAGAAGCTAGTGGGGGATTTGACCGAGAGCCGAGCAGGTCAGGAAGACCTGGATCGAAATTGTGATATTAACAAGAACCGGTCAGATCGCCACCATCGTGAAGATGAGACTGACAAAAACCGAGACGGGAAccagttactgaacaggaagcggTCAGATGATGATCAAAAACGGGAAATTGACAGGAACCAATCAGACAACGAAAAAAAGCCTGACCTGATCAAGAAACAACCACCGGAGGACGAGAAGCAATTATATCACAAGGACATTGATTCAAAACCTGAGATTGACATGAACCGTTCGAATGAGATGGAGACGCCGTCACGTGACCTGAACACAAGCCAAACACGAGACGACAATAACCGTCCTTCATCAGACGTCCATCGCAAACgagtcgctgacgagaaccgagGAACCGATGAAGACGAGGAGACATTAGGCGACGGAGACAAAAACCAAGGAAACGGACCGTCTCGTGAAGACGAGAACCGAAAAGCTGATTCGGGTGACGCAAATCAGAAGCAATCAG GTTTTGGCAAACACAAGTCCAATTGTTTTGGGTGTAGGAAATGGGGCAATTGA
- the LOC130908690 gene encoding lethal(3)malignant brain tumor-like protein 4 isoform X3: protein MHPKKMKNKTSSSPVSGRRRLWSWQHYLKQQNAQAAPLEIFTQVIGCRLRVHFDGYPECYDFWVNFDSADIRPAGWCRRVERRLHPPKGYSESDFDWSSYLRSTGAQAAPPEIFPCRAASCDFQVGMKLEAVDQKNPSLVCVASVADVADDRVLVHFDNWDNSYDYWCDSASPLIRPVGWCEEHGRPLTAPHGHPDPENFTWEEYLRDSGFKAAPRAAFTTRAPHGFRIDQRLEAVDKRNPVLIRVATITAIEEHRVKVHYDGWSHHFDAWCDADLADLHPAGWCQRTGHPLEAPPDWSASPSHSQGACPTLGCRGVGHIKGAKYNGHHSAFGCPYSEMNMRKEPLLPDRLGGAVAHQAGDRSEGRESGEVTAESGDSPLAKRRRTSDRKSKFPQVKQEEAELNIPARGPEFLHQSVFLSSAPTARDPSLCWEQHRKLLPGVTRVRAGAVRRWSVRQVCAFVESLPGCEDSAKQFDDEQIDGKAFLLLTQRDIVSIMSIKLGPALKIYNSILMFKHEECDQDQENPSRGADRNPSPENSTRDEDESRSSYEDEKLVGDLTESRAGQEDLDRNCDINKNRSDRHHREDETDKNRDGNQLLNRKRSDDDQKREIDRNQSDNEKKPDLIKKQPPEDEKQLYHKDIDSKPEIDMNRSNEMETPSRDLNTSQTRDDNNRPSSDVHRKRVADENRGTDEDEETLGDGDKNQGNGPSREDENRKADSGDANQKQSGFGKHKSNCFGCRKWGN from the exons GTGATCGGCTGTCGTCTGCGCGTCCATTTCGACGGCTACCCGGAGTGCTACGACTTCTGGGTCAACTTCGACTCGGCCGACATCCGACCGGCGGGCTGGTGTCGCCGCGTCGAACGCAGGCTCCACCCACCCAAAG GTTACAGTGAGAGCGATTTCGATTGGTCGTCGTACCTGCGGTCCACCGGAGCTCAGGCCGCACCTCCCGAGATTTTCCCCTGTCGCGCGGCG TCGTGCGACTTTCAGGTGGGCATGAAGTTGGAGGCGGTGGACCAAAAAAATCCGAGCCTGGTGTGCGTGGCGTCGGTGGCCGACGTGGCGGACGATCGCGTTCTGGTCCATTTTGACAACTGGGACAACTCGTACGACTACTG GTGCGATAGCGCCAGTCCTTTGATCCGTCCCGTCGGGTGGTGCGAGGAACACGGACGACCTTTGACCGCGCCGCACG GTCACCCCGATCCCGAGAACTTTACCTGGGAGGAATACCTGCGAGATTCGGGTTTCAAAGCTGCCCCGAGAGCGGCTTTTACCACG AGAGCTCCGCACGGTTTTCGGATCGACCAAAGACTGGAAGCGGTGGATAAGAGGAACCCCGTGCTGATTCGAGTGGCCACCATAACGGCGATCGAAGAGCACAGAGTCAAG GTGCACTACGACGGCTGGTCTCATCATTTCGACGCGTGGTGCGACGCCGACCTGGCCGACCTCCATCCGGCGGGTTGGTGTCAGCGCACCGGTCACCCGCTGGAGGCGCCTCCGGACTGGTCGGCGTCCCCCTCGCACTCTCAGGGCGCGTGTCCCACGTTGGGCTGCCGCGGAGTGGGGCACATCAAAGGAGCCAAATACAACGGACACCACAG CGCCTTCGGATGTCCGTACTCGGAGATGAATATGCGCAAGGAGCCGCTGCTTCCCGATCGGCTCGGCGGAGCCGTCGCTCATCAAGCCGGCGACCGTTCGGAAGG CAGGGAGAGCGGCGAGGTGACCGCAGAGTCCGGCGATTCCCCTTTGGCCAAAAGAAGAAGAACGTCAGACAG GAAGTCCAAGTTCCCGCAGGTCAAACAGGAAGAGGCGGAACTTAATATTCCGGCCCGCGGTCCAG AGTTCCTCCATCAGTCGGTCTTCCTGTCGTCGGCCCCGACCGCCCGCGACCCGTCGCTCTGCTGGGAGCAACACCGTAAACTTCTGCCGGGGGTCACCAGGGTCCGCGCCGGCGCCGTCCGCCGCTGGAGCGTGCGGCAG GTGTGCGCCTTCGTGGAGTCGCTTCCCGGTTGCGAGGACTCGGCCAAACAATTCGACGACGAG CAAATTGACGGGAAGGCCTTCCTTCTCCTCACTCAGCGAGACATCGTCAGTATCATGTCCATCAAACTGGGTCCCGCCCTCAAGATTTACAATTCCATCTTGATGTTTAAACACGAGGAATGCGACCAAGACCAAGAGAATCCGTCGCGCGGCGCCGACCGAAACCCGTCGCCCGAGAACTCCACGCGGGACGAAGACGAGAGCCGGTCGTCTTATGAAGACGAGAAGCTAGTGGGGGATTTGACCGAGAGCCGAGCAGGTCAGGAAGACCTGGATCGAAATTGTGATATTAACAAGAACCGGTCAGATCGCCACCATCGTGAAGATGAGACTGACAAAAACCGAGACGGGAAccagttactgaacaggaagcggTCAGATGATGATCAAAAACGGGAAATTGACAGGAACCAATCAGACAACGAAAAAAAGCCTGACCTGATCAAGAAACAACCACCGGAGGACGAGAAGCAATTATATCACAAGGACATTGATTCAAAACCTGAGATTGACATGAACCGTTCGAATGAGATGGAGACGCCGTCACGTGACCTGAACACAAGCCAAACACGAGACGACAATAACCGTCCTTCATCAGACGTCCATCGCAAACgagtcgctgacgagaaccgagGAACCGATGAAGACGAGGAGACATTAGGCGACGGAGACAAAAACCAAGGAAACGGACCGTCTCGTGAAGACGAGAACCGAAAAGCTGATTCGGGTGACGCAAATCAGAAGCAATCAG GTTTTGGCAAACACAAGTCCAATTGTTTTGGGTGTAGGAAATGGGGCAATTGA
- the LOC130908690 gene encoding lethal(3)malignant brain tumor-like protein 4 isoform X2 gives MHPKKMKNKTSSSPVSGRRRLWSWQHYLKQQNAQAAPLEIFTQFQGFPTKKSAFKVGMKLEGIDPLHPSMFCVMTVAEVIGCRLRVHFDGYPECYDFWVNFDSADIRPAGWCRRVERRLHPPKGYSESDFDWSSYLRSTGAQAAPPEIFPCRAASCDFQVGMKLEAVDQKNPSLVCVASVADVADDRVLVHFDNWDNSYDYWCDSASPLIRPVGWCEEHGRPLTAPHGHPDPENFTWEEYLRDSGFKAAPRAAFTTRAPHGFRIDQRLEAVDKRNPVLIRVATITAIEEHRVKVHYDGWSHHFDAWCDADLADLHPAGWCQRTGHPLEAPPDWSASPSHSQGACPTLGCRGVGHIKGAKYNGHHSAFGCPYSEMNMRKEPLLPDRLGGAVAHQAGDRSEGRESGEVTAESGDSPLAKRRRTSDRKSKFPQVKQEEAELNIPARGPEFLHQSVFLSSAPTARDPSLCWEQHRKLLPGVTRVRAGAVRRWSVRQVCAFVESLPGCEDSAKQFDDEQIDGKAFLLLTQRDIVSIMSIKLGPALKIYNSILMFKHEECDQDQENPSRGADRNPSPENSTRDEDESRSSYEDEKLVGDLTESRAGQEDLDRNCDINKNRSDRHHREDETDKNRDGNQLLNRKRSDDDQKREIDRNQSDNEKKPDLIKKQPPEDEKQLYHKDIDSKPEIDMNRSNEMETPSRDLNTSQTRDDNNRPSSDVHRKRVADENRGTDEDEETLGDGDKNQGNGPSREDENRKADSGDANQKQSGEDVDAR, from the exons GTGATCGGCTGTCGTCTGCGCGTCCATTTCGACGGCTACCCGGAGTGCTACGACTTCTGGGTCAACTTCGACTCGGCCGACATCCGACCGGCGGGCTGGTGTCGCCGCGTCGAACGCAGGCTCCACCCACCCAAAG GTTACAGTGAGAGCGATTTCGATTGGTCGTCGTACCTGCGGTCCACCGGAGCTCAGGCCGCACCTCCCGAGATTTTCCCCTGTCGCGCGGCG TCGTGCGACTTTCAGGTGGGCATGAAGTTGGAGGCGGTGGACCAAAAAAATCCGAGCCTGGTGTGCGTGGCGTCGGTGGCCGACGTGGCGGACGATCGCGTTCTGGTCCATTTTGACAACTGGGACAACTCGTACGACTACTG GTGCGATAGCGCCAGTCCTTTGATCCGTCCCGTCGGGTGGTGCGAGGAACACGGACGACCTTTGACCGCGCCGCACG GTCACCCCGATCCCGAGAACTTTACCTGGGAGGAATACCTGCGAGATTCGGGTTTCAAAGCTGCCCCGAGAGCGGCTTTTACCACG AGAGCTCCGCACGGTTTTCGGATCGACCAAAGACTGGAAGCGGTGGATAAGAGGAACCCCGTGCTGATTCGAGTGGCCACCATAACGGCGATCGAAGAGCACAGAGTCAAG GTGCACTACGACGGCTGGTCTCATCATTTCGACGCGTGGTGCGACGCCGACCTGGCCGACCTCCATCCGGCGGGTTGGTGTCAGCGCACCGGTCACCCGCTGGAGGCGCCTCCGGACTGGTCGGCGTCCCCCTCGCACTCTCAGGGCGCGTGTCCCACGTTGGGCTGCCGCGGAGTGGGGCACATCAAAGGAGCCAAATACAACGGACACCACAG CGCCTTCGGATGTCCGTACTCGGAGATGAATATGCGCAAGGAGCCGCTGCTTCCCGATCGGCTCGGCGGAGCCGTCGCTCATCAAGCCGGCGACCGTTCGGAAGG CAGGGAGAGCGGCGAGGTGACCGCAGAGTCCGGCGATTCCCCTTTGGCCAAAAGAAGAAGAACGTCAGACAG GAAGTCCAAGTTCCCGCAGGTCAAACAGGAAGAGGCGGAACTTAATATTCCGGCCCGCGGTCCAG AGTTCCTCCATCAGTCGGTCTTCCTGTCGTCGGCCCCGACCGCCCGCGACCCGTCGCTCTGCTGGGAGCAACACCGTAAACTTCTGCCGGGGGTCACCAGGGTCCGCGCCGGCGCCGTCCGCCGCTGGAGCGTGCGGCAG GTGTGCGCCTTCGTGGAGTCGCTTCCCGGTTGCGAGGACTCGGCCAAACAATTCGACGACGAG CAAATTGACGGGAAGGCCTTCCTTCTCCTCACTCAGCGAGACATCGTCAGTATCATGTCCATCAAACTGGGTCCCGCCCTCAAGATTTACAATTCCATCTTGATGTTTAAACACGAGGAATGCGACCAAGACCAAGAGAATCCGTCGCGCGGCGCCGACCGAAACCCGTCGCCCGAGAACTCCACGCGGGACGAAGACGAGAGCCGGTCGTCTTATGAAGACGAGAAGCTAGTGGGGGATTTGACCGAGAGCCGAGCAGGTCAGGAAGACCTGGATCGAAATTGTGATATTAACAAGAACCGGTCAGATCGCCACCATCGTGAAGATGAGACTGACAAAAACCGAGACGGGAAccagttactgaacaggaagcggTCAGATGATGATCAAAAACGGGAAATTGACAGGAACCAATCAGACAACGAAAAAAAGCCTGACCTGATCAAGAAACAACCACCGGAGGACGAGAAGCAATTATATCACAAGGACATTGATTCAAAACCTGAGATTGACATGAACCGTTCGAATGAGATGGAGACGCCGTCACGTGACCTGAACACAAGCCAAACACGAGACGACAATAACCGTCCTTCATCAGACGTCCATCGCAAACgagtcgctgacgagaaccgagGAACCGATGAAGACGAGGAGACATTAGGCGACGGAGACAAAAACCAAGGAAACGGACCGTCTCGTGAAGACGAGAACCGAAAAGCTGATTCGGGTGACGCAAATCAGAAGCAATCAGGTGAGGACGTGGACGCTCGTTAG